One stretch of Sander vitreus isolate 19-12246 chromosome 16, sanVit1, whole genome shotgun sequence DNA includes these proteins:
- the LOC144531093 gene encoding zinc finger and BTB domain-containing protein 6-like has protein sequence MSSSSDTLQFFFPTHGDSILSKINTLREEQRFCDITLLLGGPQSTTVQQPLHFHGHRAVLAASSDFLRDQFLLHEGRAELSLGVVSSVEIGRRLLLSCYTGLLEVPLREVVSYLTAASALQMSQVVEKCAQAVSQCLSPTLASLKLERHLEKEIQQPDSDCPNTSFKNQEEMDAAQPSNSIQEASSKEGGAVRIQSKSRFSQGVKVDGQGLREVRDDRMMVIAKIELSKDAESCLGTLESEEGEDIQPVHTNKPSYQVALRCKLHPPAAVQDQISSTTREGSAQHKELGDSTQNQDEEAEEEQGEEEDMLLLAAPLQECGELMDSNLFCLSGAHLPKSHCSGDELTEDSDSILVQRPYLCRRCDRVFQHLESYVGHLKKHREYLCLVCGKGFSQRSYLTHHIRVHTGVKPFRCPLCHKTFSQNATLQDHLNLHTGDKPHKCKYCALHFAHKPSLRRHLKDIHGKSSLQNMLEEAVH, from the exons ATGTCAAGCTCCTCTGACAccctacagttttttttccccacccacGGTGACTCCATCCTGAGCAAAATCAATACTCTAAGAGAGGAGCAACGCTTCTGTGATATCACGCTCCTCCTTGGGGGTCCGCAAAGCACCACTGTCCAGCAGCCTCTCCACTTCCACGGTCACAGAGCAGTGCTCGCAGCGTCCTCAGACTTCCTACGTGACCAATTCCTGCTCCACGAAGGCCGGGCTGAGCTCAGCTTGGGTGTAGTTTCCAGTGTGGAGATTGGCAGGAGACTTCTCCTGTCCTGCTACACCGGGCTCTTAGAG GTCCCTCTGAGAGAAGTGGTGAGCTACCTGACTGCCGCCAGTGCCCTCCAGATGAGTCAGGTGGTGGAGAAGTGTGCCCAGGCTGTCTCCCAGTGTCTCAGTCCCACACTGGCTTCCTTGAAACTGGAGAGACACTTAGAGAAGGAAATCCAGCAGCCTGACAGTGACTGTCCAAATACCAGCTTCAAAAATCAGGAGGAAATGGATGCAGCCCAGCCCAGCAACAGTATCCAGGAAGCAAGTTCCAAGGAAGGAGGGGCGGTTAGGATTCAGTCTAAGTCAAGGTTCAGCCAAGGAGTCAAGGTGGATGGTCAAGGACTAAGGGAGGTCAGAGATGATAGGATGATGGTGATAGCTAAAATCGAGTTATCTAAAGATGCAGAATCCTGTCTTGGTACCCTGGAGTCAGAGGAAGGTGAAGACATCCAACCTGTTCACACAAACAAGCCATCCTATCAAGTTGCCCTGAGATGTAAGCTACACCCTCCTGCAGCTGTACAAGATCAAATATCATCCACAACCAGAGAAGGTTCTGCTCAACACAAAGAATTGGGGGACAGTACCCAGAACCAAGACGAAGAAGCAGAGGAGGAGcaaggagaagaggaagacatGTTATTGCTGGCAGCTCCACTGCAAGAATGTGGAGAGCTGATGGACTCCAATCTGTTTTGCCTCTCTGGAGCACATCTGCCAAAGAGTCATTGTTCTGGAGATGAGCTGACAGAAGATTCAGACAGCATATTGGTCCAGAGGCCGTACCTTTGCAGGAGGTGTGACAGAGTCTTCCAGCACCTGGAGAGCTATGTGGGTCACCTGAAGAAGCACAGAGAGTACTTGTGTTTGGTCTGTGGGAAAGGCTTTTCCCAGAGGAGTTACCTGACTCACCACATACGCGTCCACACTGGCGTCAAGCCTTTTCGATGCCCGCTGTGCCACAAGACATTTTCCCAGAATGCCACGCTGCAAGACCACCTCAATCTGCACACAGGGGATAAGCCCCATAAATGTAAATACTGTGCTTTGCACTTTGCACACAAGCCAAGTCTTAGGCGCCACCTGAAGGACATTCATGGTAAGAGTAGCCTGCAAAATATGCTTGAGGAGGCTGTGCACTGA